The following DNA comes from Candidatus Stoquefichus sp. SB1.
ATTTATGTTGACTTAGATAATGGTGGTCAAGGTTCGGGTAAACGTTATTGTAAAGATAGTTTTTATTGGTATCAAAAATGTATAAAATCTAATGGAAAGGAATTAGGATAAATAAAATGACAAATAAAGAACTGGCAAAACAAATTGTTTCTCTTTTAGGTGGCCGTGATAATATAACAACTGCTTTACATTGTGTGACAAGATTAAGATTTAATTTAAAAGATAATAGTTTAGCAAATATGAAATCTATTGAAAATCTGGAAGGTGTTATCGGAACACAAATTAAAAATGGCCAATATCAAATTATTATAGGACCTATGGTTGCTGATGTTTTTATTGAAGTAGAAGCTCTCTTAGGTGATATGAGCAATAACGAAATAAAATCAACTCAAAAATTTGATGTCAATAAAATTCTTGATGTTATTACTGGTATCTTTTCTCCTATTTTACCTGCTTTAGTGGCAGGTGGAATGCTAAAAGGTATTATAGCAATGATTGATGGTTTTGGTTGGATTGCTACTGAGAGTGGAACTTTTGTTATTTTGAATTTAATTTCAGATATTCCCTTTTATTTCTTACCGTTTTTGTTAGCTATTTCTTCTTCGCGTAAGTTCAAAGTAAATGAATATCTAGGTATTTGTGTTGCAGGAGCTTTGATGTATCCTACTTTTGTTGCAGCAGTGGATGCTACAAGCAGTCCGTTTACTTTCTTAGGTTTTGTGATTCCCGTCTTTAAGTATGCTGATTCAGTATTTCCAGTTATTTTAGGTGTTGGATTGCTTGCTGTGGTTTATCGTTTTATTGATAAATTTATTCCAAATGTTCTTAAAATGGTTATTGTTCCAACGATGTCATTACTTGTGACAATACCTTTGATATATTTGATTTTAGCACCAATAGGCGCTTATGGTGGTATTTATCTCGCTGATGGGATTGTGTGGATGTTTAATACTTTTGGTGTATTTGCTGGATTTTTGCTTGGCTTCTTTATGCCGCTTATTGTATTGTGTGGTATGCACCAATCAACATCACCAATTCAAATTACAAATATAACAACACTTGGTTATGATTACTTATTACCTATTTCATTTTGTCATAATATGGCTGAATCTGGAGCATCTTTAGGTGCAGCTTTACATATGAAGGATAGTAAAATGAGAGCAGCTGCTCTTACAACAAGCTTCTCAGCATTTCTTGGAATTTCAGAACCAGCATTATTCACAGTCAATGTTGTGAACAAAACACCATTGATTGCTGCTATGATAGCAAATGGAATCGGTGGTGCATTGACAACACTTTTAGGAGCAAAATGTTTTGCTTTCGTTATGCCTGGAATTACATCATTACCAGTTTATGCAAATCCTGATGGAACAATTGGAAATTTATTATTAATGTGTGTTTGTATTATCAGTACTTTTCTTATTGCAGCAGTATTAAGTTATCTTTTAGGGATGCGTAAAGTTAAGACATCTGATCTTGTTATAGAAATGCCTGTAAAAGGAGAAATGATTTCCTTAAATAAGGTAAATGATGAAATGTTCGCTAAAGAAAAGATGGGAAAAGGCTATGCCATTATTCCAAATGATCAATATATTTATGCACCATGTGATGGAACAGTTGTTGTTCTTGCACAAACAAAGCATGCTATTGGACTACAGGCAAAACAAGGTGAAGAATTGTTAATTCATATTGGTATTGATACAGTAGAATTAAATGGTCAATATTTTGAAAGTTATGTTAAACAAGGAGATAAAGTGAAAAAAGGCGATCGATTAATGAAAGTTGATTTTCAAAATATTCAAAAAGCTGGCTATGATATAACAATTCCGGTGATTTGTACAAATAGTCAAAACTATCAACAAATTACTGTTGATAAAGAACACAAAACTATGACTATA
Coding sequences within:
- a CDS encoding beta-glucoside-specific PTS transporter subunit IIABC; its protein translation is MTNKELAKQIVSLLGGRDNITTALHCVTRLRFNLKDNSLANMKSIENLEGVIGTQIKNGQYQIIIGPMVADVFIEVEALLGDMSNNEIKSTQKFDVNKILDVITGIFSPILPALVAGGMLKGIIAMIDGFGWIATESGTFVILNLISDIPFYFLPFLLAISSSRKFKVNEYLGICVAGALMYPTFVAAVDATSSPFTFLGFVIPVFKYADSVFPVILGVGLLAVVYRFIDKFIPNVLKMVIVPTMSLLVTIPLIYLILAPIGAYGGIYLADGIVWMFNTFGVFAGFLLGFFMPLIVLCGMHQSTSPIQITNITTLGYDYLLPISFCHNMAESGASLGAALHMKDSKMRAAALTTSFSAFLGISEPALFTVNVVNKTPLIAAMIANGIGGALTTLLGAKCFAFVMPGITSLPVYANPDGTIGNLLLMCVCIISTFLIAAVLSYLLGMRKVKTSDLVIEMPVKGEMISLNKVNDEMFAKEKMGKGYAIIPNDQYIYAPCDGTVVVLAQTKHAIGLQAKQGEELLIHIGIDTVELNGQYFESYVKQGDKVKKGDRLMKVDFQNIQKAGYDITIPVICTNSQNYQQITVDKEHKTMTIKK